Proteins encoded together in one Lathyrus oleraceus cultivar Zhongwan6 chromosome 5, CAAS_Psat_ZW6_1.0, whole genome shotgun sequence window:
- the LOC127081411 gene encoding uncharacterized mitochondrial protein AtMg00810-like, whose translation MKVLGTLNYFLGIEVAYSLKGCIQSQSKYIANILEPAQLSNTREVNNSLELNVKYAPSDGVTLPDLTLYRTLVGSLVYLMTNKPDIAYVVSPATIHWEVVLRILHYIRGT comes from the coding sequence ATGAAGGTTTTAGGTACTCTTAATTACTTCTTGGGGATTGAAGTTGCTTACTCTCTTAAAGGTTGCATTCAATCTCAATCTAAGTATATTGCAAACATCCTTGAACCAGCTCAACTTTCTAATACTAGAGAAGTAAACAATTCTCTTGAATTGAATGTGAAATATGCTCCCTCTGATGGTGTTACTCTACCAGATCTCACTTTGTATCGCACTTTGGTTGGCAGCCTAGTGTACCTTATGACTAACAAACCTGATATTGCTTATGTTGTCTCTCCTGCTACCATACATTGGGAAGTTGTTCTTCGTATTCTTCATTATATTCGAGGAACCTAA